In Posidoniimonas polymericola, the genomic window AATGCCGAAGAGCCTGTCGACCGGCAAGCCTTACCGAGGGATCAACACGTTTCTGCTGGCGATGACCGCCTGGGCGAAGAACTACGAGTCGAGCTACTGGGCGACGTTCAACCAAGTGAAGCAGCAGGGCGCGCAGGTCCGTAAAGGCGAAAAGTCGACGCTCGTAGTGTTCTGGAAGCAGTACACCAAGGAAGACCGCGAGACGGGCGCGGAGCAGAGCATCCCGGTGCTGCGGCACTACAACGTCTTCAACGCCCTGCAGTGCGAGGGCCTGGCGGCGCCTGATCTCGTTAAGGAAGAGGCTCCGTCGGAGCCGTTCGTGCCGATCGACGAGGCGGAGCGGATTGTCACCGGGTACCCTCGGCCGCCGGAGATCGCCTGGGGCGGCAACTCGGCCTATTACCTGCCGGGGCTCGACAAGGTCCAGATCGCTCCGCCCGAGCGGTTCGAGAGCCGGGAATCCTACTACGCCACGCTATTTCATGAGCTGGCGCATTCGACTGGGCACAAGTCGCGTTTGGCTCGTGATCTTGGGGAGAAGGTGAGCCCGTTCGGATCACCCGACTACTCCAAGGAGGAACTGGTCGCCGAGATGGGATCGGCGTTTCTCTGCGCCGCGGCCGGGATCAGCCCGCCGACGATCGAGCAGTCGGCCGCCTACATCGACGGTTGGCGGAAGAAGCTGAAGGACGACAAAAAGCTCGTCGTTCAAGCCGCCGGGCAGGGGCAGCGGGCGGCGGATTACGTACGAGGAGATCATGCGAAGCCCGAAGTCCTACTTCCGTAGGCCCAGGTCGACACATCCTACCAGCCTCAGCTTGTCGCAATTTGTCCGCTGACTGGGTCACGTCCAAATCCATCGGGCCTACTGACGCAATCGTCGAAAGATCGTAGCAGTCCCGACGACAAAGCCGATTGGGCAGATTCTACAG contains:
- a CDS encoding ArdC family protein, producing the protein MAKRKTSPKPRRDIYQEVTDRILELLDGGVAPWRQPIKRRGNSDGMPKSLSTGKPYRGINTFLLAMTAWAKNYESSYWATFNQVKQQGAQVRKGEKSTLVVFWKQYTKEDRETGAEQSIPVLRHYNVFNALQCEGLAAPDLVKEEAPSEPFVPIDEAERIVTGYPRPPEIAWGGNSAYYLPGLDKVQIAPPERFESRESYYATLFHELAHSTGHKSRLARDLGEKVSPFGSPDYSKEELVAEMGSAFLCAAAGISPPTIEQSAAYIDGWRKKLKDDKKLVVQAAGQGQRAADYVRGDHAKPEVLLP